The Armatimonadota bacterium region ATTGCCCGCAGCGGCAAATCGTGTATCACCCCCATCGATGTGTTACGCAGCCTGCGCGACGGTCTTGCCGAGTACACCAGCAACGAAGAGGAAAAGCGCAAGCTACTGGGGTTGATAGACGAGGTGCGCAAAGAGTACGACGAGCTCGCTAAGAAGGAGATCCAGCGGGCGTTCGTCTACTCCTACGAGAAGGCAGCGCAGACCTTGCTGGACAACTATCTGGACAATGTGGATGCCTACTGCAACCGTACGAAGGTGAAAGACCCCATCACTGGCGAGGATATGGAGCCCGATGAGAGGCTGATGCGCTCCATCGAGGAGCAAATCGGCATTTCCGAAAATGCCAAGCGCGAGTTCCGCGAGGGCATCCTGCGCTCGGTCGCCTCGCTGGCAAGGCGCAATATCCGTTTCGATGTCCACAGTGACGAACGGCTCAAGGAAGCCATCGAGCGCAAACTCTTCGCCGACCTGAAGGACGTGGTGAAGATTACCACTTCTGTCACCACGCCCAACGAGGAGCAACTCAAGAAGATGAACGAGGTGGTAGACCGGCTGTGCAGCGAGCACGGCTACTGCCCCGTGTGTGCCAGCGAGGTCATGCGCTACGTGGGCACGCTGTTGAATCGTTAAACCTCTCCCCCTGCCCCTCTCCTGCGAGGAGAGGGGGTGTTCCCCTTCCCTTTTAGGGAAGGGGGAAGGGGGTTAGGTTCAAAAAGGCAAAGAGGTGACGAAACATGTGGCATCATCTACCGTTGATACTCTCGCAGGACCCGTGGGACCTGCACCACCGGGCGGAGCGTGACCGCCAGCGCCACAACGAAAAGGTGAAGGAGGTCATCAAGCAAAACCTGGGCGAGATTATCAGCCAGCAGGACATCATCACTGCGCACGACGGCAAAATCGTGAAGATACCCATCCGCGGGCTGGAACTGCCGCGCATCCGCTTCGACCCCCATGCAGGCAAGCGCGTCGGGCAGGGCACAGGAGGCACCCAGCCGGGCGACATCCTGGGCAGGCAACCGGGCGAAGGGCAGGGCGCAGGCAAGCAGGCGGGCACTGAACCCGGTGTGGACTTCTATGAGGCGGAGTTTACCATCGAGGAACTGATGGCGCTGGTGTTCGAAGACCTGCACCTGCCCAACCTGCAGGAGAAAGGGAGCAAACAGGTCATGGCGGATACCACGCAGTTCAACACCATCGCTCGCAAGGGACCGCTTTCCAACATCGACCGCAAACGCACGCTCATCGAGGCGTACAAACGCAGTGCCAAAGAGGGCAAGCCCGGCTTCCAGATACATGCCGACGACCGGCGGTTCCGTTCCTGGGAGGTCGTGCCCGAACCCCAGCGCAACGCCGTCATCTTCGCCATGCGCGATGTGTCGGGAAGTATGGGTGAGTTTGAAGCGTATATCTGTCGCTCGTTTTATTTCTGGATGTTGCGCTTCCTGCGCACCAAATATACGAACACCGAAATCGTGTTCATCACCTGCCATACCATCGCCAAAGAGGTGGACGAGCACGAGTTCTTCGCGGCGGGCGACTCGGGAGGCACCAAGCTCTCGGAAGCGTACAAGCTGGCGCTGGATATCATCGACAAACGCTACAACCCACGTGAGTGGAACATCTATCCCTTCCTCTTCTCCGACGGCTATAACTGGGGCGACCATGAGGTAGTGCAACTGGTGGAACAGATGGCGGCTATCAGCAATCTGGTAGGTTATGGCGAGATTGCGGACGAGCTGTGGGGGCACAGCGACGCTTTTGCTCCGTTAGGGCAAGCGCTCTCCGAGCGATTCGCCGGCGACCCGCGCGTGGTGCTGGTGCGAATCACCAACAAGGAGGAGGTGTGGCCCGCGCTCCAGCGCTTCTTTAGCAAACACCCGGAGGTAAACCAGGCATGACTAGTCAGGAACGCGCCGAACTGGAAAAGTTCATTGAACAAGCATGGGAGAAGGTGCACGAGATGGGGTTGGACCCCTTCCCGGTGCATTTCGAACTCGTGCCCGCGCATATCATCTACGAAATCGGCGCGTATGGGTTGCCTGCCCGCTTCTCGCACTGGACCTTCGGGCGCGACTACCACCGCCAGAAGACGATGTACGAATACAACATCGCCCGCATCTACGAGCTGGTCATCAACACCGACCCCTCGCAAGCGTTCTTGTTGGAGAACAACTCGCTCATCGCCAACAAGCTGGTGGTGGCGCACGTGCTGGGACATTCGGATTTCTTCAAGAACAATACCTACTTTGCACATACTGACCGGCGCATGGTGGAGCGAGCACGCCTGCACGCCGACCGCATCCGTCAGTATGAGATGGAGTACGGTCCGCAACGGGTGGAGCAGTTTCTGGATGCGGTGCTCAGTATCGAGGAGCACATTGACCCAGTGGAACCCGCCTACCGTCGGCGCGATCCCAAAGAGTACGAACAGCAAAAGTCGGTTTTAGTCCGCCCGACCAGCGAGTTCGACGACCTGCTGGGGCGTGTGGAGACGCCGGAGCCGTCCTCCACCAAACGTATCCCTCCGGAACCGGAGAAAGACCTGCTGCTTTTCCTGCGTGACTACGCCAGAGACCTGGAGGACTGGCAGCGCGACATCATCGGCATGGTGCGCGAGGAGATGTTGTACTTTCTGCCCCAGATACGCACCAAAATCATGAACGAGGGCTGGGCATCGCTGATCCACGAGCGAGTGCTGGAGGCGTTGCCCTTGACACCAGCCGAGCACCTGGAGTTCCGCCGGATGCATTCCAGCGTGTTGTCGCCCGGTTCGCGCATGAGCGTCAACCCCTACTACGTGGGCTATCAGATACTGCGCGACATCGAGCGACGGTGGAACGGCGAGCCGCCCGAAGAGGACGAAGAACCGGAGACCGACTGGTTGCAGCGTCCCAAACCGCGCCCTACCGGCGAGGGATGGCAGAAGCTGCTCGAGGTGCGCGAGATGGAGTGCGACGTCACCTTCCTGCGCAAATACCTCACGGAAGGATTGGTCAAGAGGCTGGACATGTACACCTACAAGTTAGAAGAGGTGGACGGCGAGCTGGTGTGGCGCGTGCAGGAGACCGATTGGCAAAAGGTACGCGACGCCCTGCTGGACTCGATGACCAACTTCGGGGTGCCGGTGGTAACGGTGGAAGATGGCGACTACGGGCGTCGCGGTGAGCTCTACTTGAAGCACCACTACGACGGCAAGCCTCTGGATATGGACTATACCCTGCGCGCCCTGAAGAACATTTACACGATATGGAACCGCCCCGTACACCTGGAGACGGTCATGGATGGGGAGACCACCATCTTCACCTATGACGGGCAACAGGTGACCCGGCATGGAGGATGATAATCCTTTCTTAACATTCGTGCTGGGACGCCTGACTTGACACACCGCCTCTCTCACGATACACTAGCATACGGTTCCATTTCCAACATTCTGGAGGTCGTGGCATTGGGAACTGCCTATACTCCCGGTCTGGCGGTGAGCGCTCATGCTCTGATTCGCAAAACGCGGCGTTTACCTCTGAAGGGAACGGTGACGGTGCAGGAGGGGCAAGAGGTCACGCCGGACACGGTTGTCGCCCGGGCGGAGATCCCGGGCATTATGCAAACGGTGCGTGTGGCAGAGCAGCTGGGTGTGCAGCCCGACGAGCTGCCCAGGTTGCTCAAGGTGAAGGTGGGCGATGCCGTACAGGTGGGCACGGTGCTGGCGGAATCGCGAGGGCTGTTTGGTCTGTTCCGCAGCGAGGTCAAATCGCCTGTTGAAGGTACGGTAGAGCTCATCTCTGAGGTCTCCGGTCACGTGGGCATCCGCGAGAAACCGACACCGCTGGAGGTGAAAGCGTACATCGCAGGCACAGTGGTAGAGGTCATCCCGCAAGAGGGGGTTGTAGTGGAGACGCACGGCTCGCTGGTGCAAGGTATTTTCGGCGTGGGTGGCGAGCGTCTGGGTGAGATCCAGGTGCTGGTAGACAGTCCGGACAAGCCCATTACGGACGATATGATCACCCACGACCTTGCGGGCAAGGTGATTGTGGGAGGCAGCTTCATCCCCGGTTCCGCTTTACGCAAAGCAGGAGAGGTCGGCGTGGTAGGCATCGTCGTGGGAGGCACGCTGGATACCGACCTGGTAGAGTTTTTGGGCTACGACATCGGGGTCGCCATCACCGGACACGAAGACATCCCTTTGACGCTGATTCTGACCGAGGGGTTCGGCGAGATCCGCATGGCGCAGCGCACCTTCAACCTGCTGCGCAGTCTGGAAGGCAGGATGGCGTCTATCAACGGGGCGACACAGATTCGTGCGGGCGTCATCCGTCCCGAGGTGATTGTGCCTCGTGCCGAGCTGGCGAACGAGCCGCTTCCTCGCGCCGCCTTGGAGGCTCAGGTGCTGGAGGTAGGTAGCCATATACGCATCATTCGCGAGCCTTACTTTGGCAGACTGGCAACAGTCACTGCCCTGCCGCCGCAACTGGTGGAGATACCGACCGGGGCAATGGTGCGCGTTCTGGAGGCGCAGCTGGAAGATGGCGAACGGGTAGTGGTACCTCGCGCCAACGTGGAGATTATCGCCGAGTAGCTGGAGCCCCTCTTCCAGTGGAAGAGGGGCTTTGAGGAGTGCGGGAACATGAAAATCCTGGTGGTTGATGACGAGCAGCCGCTTCTGGATGCCCTGCAGTATGCGTTAGAACGCGAAGGGTTTGAGGTGGTCACTGCTACCGATTCGGAAGACGCCCTGCAGCTTTTCGGCGAGCAGCAGCCCGACCTGGTCATTCTGGATGTGATGTTGCCCACGCGCAGCGGTTTCGAAGTGTGTCAGATTCTGCGGAAACGCAGTAGTGTGCCCATTATTATGCTCACCGCCAAGGGAGCAGAGGGCGACCGCGTAGTGGGTCTGGAAATCGGCGCGGACGACTACGTGACCAAGCCCTTCAGCATGCGCGAGCTGATAGCACGCATCAAGTCGGTGCTCAGGCGTGCATCGGCACCGGTGTCGGTGGCGGGTCCCGTGCTCAAGGCAGGTGACTTGACCCTCGACGTCAATCGATACGAAGCACGGCTAGGCGACATGCCGCTTTCTCTGTCGCCGAAAGAGTTCGAACTGCTGCGCTTCCTGATGGAACATCCCGGGCAGGTCTTTTCGCGTCAGACGCTGCTGGACCGTGTATGGGGCGAGGAGAAGTATATCGAGGAGCGCACGGTGGACGTGCATATCCACTGGCTGCGCGAGAAAATCGAGCCCAATCCGCGCAAGCCGAAGTATCTGCTGACGGTGCGTGGTGTAGGCTACAAGTTTCGGGGATGAGCCATGATAGAGTGGTTGCCATGGCTACTGATGCTGGCGATAGGCATCGTGGCTATGGTGCTCTTGGTGAAACAGCATCGCCTGGAGGAACAGATAGCCCCTGTGCAGCGGCGATGCGACGAACTCGTGGAGGAACTTCACTACTACCGTTCGCTCCTTCAGTACGTGATGGATTCTCTGCAGGATGCGGTCGCGCTGGTGACGGCGGAAGGTGTGGTCGCCTCTGCCAATCCCGCTGCGACGCGCCTGCTGGGGGAGGGGCTTTTGGGGCAGTCTCTGCTGCAACGCACCCTGTGCTATGATCTCCACCTCCTACTGACCCGCTGTGTGCAAACACAGCGTCCCCAACACGCAGAGCTCAGGCTGAACCACCCTCACCCCCGCACGGTATTTGTGCGTATCCTGCCGCTACCTACCGCACCCCATGCGGCAGAAGCAACCTATCTGGTGGTATTGACGGACATCAGCGAGCTGCGACGTCTGGAGCAGATTCGGAGCGATTTCGTCGCCAACGTCTCACACGAACTGCGCACTCCGCTGGCTTCCATCCGCGCCAACGCCGAAGCCTTGCTGGACAACCCTACCGATGACCTTGCCACTCAACAGAGGTTTCTGAACACTATCGTACAGCAAACTGAACGGCTGACCCGCATGACCGAAGACTTGCTGGTGCTGGCGAAGGTGGAAGCACGTCCGATACCTATCACTCAAGAGATCCATCTGCAAGAGCTGGTGCGCTCACTGGTAGAGCAGATCCACGCACAGGCTGAAGAGGCGCAGGTACAGGTGTTGATGGACATTCCAGAGGGCTTCATCGTCTGCGCCCAGCGTGACCAGCTGGAACAGATTCTGTGGAACCTAATGGACAACGCGATCAAGTACAACCGTCGTGGTGGGCAGGTGCGCATTCGGGCGCAAAAGACGCCAGAGGGGAGCGAAATCATCGTCGAAGATACCGGTATCGGCATCCCGCACGAGCATCTGGAACGCATCTTCGAGCGGTTCTACCGGGTGGACAAGGCGCGCAGCCGCGCCAAAGGCGGTACCGGGTTGGGGCTTTCTATCGTGAAACACCTGGTGGAAGCGCATGGAGGGCGAGTGTGGGTGGAAAGCGAATGGGGAGTGGGCAGCCGGTTCGGTGTGGTTCTGCCCGATAGCCGCGCAGAACGCGAAGGTGTGCCAAAAGGCGAAGCTGCTGGCAAATCATGGTAGGAATGTGCCCCCCGTGTCCTGAATTTTTACTCTCAACCTCTGGAGGGCGAGGCTCCCACCGAGCCGTTGGTGTTGGAACCTAACCCCCAACCCCCTTCCCTGCGAGGGAAGGGGCAATCCCCTCTCCCTGTGGGAGAGGGGACGGGGGAGAGGTGGAATCTTCCGAAAATTCCCCCCCACTCCCAAGCAAAAACGCTTGACAACGACGCAGAGATGTCCTATCGTGCAAGCGGTGGTGCAGATCCCATCGTGTGGCGCAAATCTCCAGAGGACGACGAGTGCCCTGTATCTGCAGGGCCTCTCTCTGGTACGTCGAAACAGTGAATGGCATCACTTTGACCCGCTGGGCACGGCGGGGGTGATCGCGAACGGGAGCGCGCAGGTGGTGAGCCGCAACCTGTATGACCTGTTCGGGGGGGCGGTATCAACAGGTATCCCATTTTGTAAAAGTGATATGGCCTATCATAAACCCGCCAATGAACCCACTGCGTTTCTAAAAAAGGAGGTGGGTTCAGTGCTTCATCGCCTGCCTCTTGTCTTGAACGCGGTTTGCCTTGCAGTGTGCATCTTGGCACTGGTGGCAGCTCATGTTCGGGGACGGGTACTGTGCCTTGTTCGTGAACTGGCTCCAGGCATGAGCGAGCATGAGGTCGTGCAGGCAATCGGTCTACCCGATGCGGTCTACGAACCTTCGCAGCAGAAAGAAGTCTATCGAATGTACGTCACGAAGCCGCTTATACCCTCCAAAGGGCAGATGTGGACATACGATATATGGATGTAACGACTGGTAGTCCATTTCGGCAAGGACCACCGGGTAGCTTATGTAGTGCTGACGTATACATAAGATGAAGGATATTGTCGGGACATTCTTCCTGGTAGTCTGTCAAGGTTCTATCTTGCAATATCGATGTTGCCTTTTCAGATGGTGCGAACTACTTTCGTCATGCTGAT contains the following coding sequences:
- a CDS encoding sporulation protein YhbH, with the translated sequence MWHHLPLILSQDPWDLHHRAERDRQRHNEKVKEVIKQNLGEIISQQDIITAHDGKIVKIPIRGLELPRIRFDPHAGKRVGQGTGGTQPGDILGRQPGEGQGAGKQAGTEPGVDFYEAEFTIEELMALVFEDLHLPNLQEKGSKQVMADTTQFNTIARKGPLSNIDRKRTLIEAYKRSAKEGKPGFQIHADDRRFRSWEVVPEPQRNAVIFAMRDVSGSMGEFEAYICRSFYFWMLRFLRTKYTNTEIVFITCHTIAKEVDEHEFFAAGDSGGTKLSEAYKLALDIIDKRYNPREWNIYPFLFSDGYNWGDHEVVQLVEQMAAISNLVGYGEIADELWGHSDAFAPLGQALSERFAGDPRVVLVRITNKEEVWPALQRFFSKHPEVNQA
- a CDS encoding stage V sporulation protein R, which codes for MTSQERAELEKFIEQAWEKVHEMGLDPFPVHFELVPAHIIYEIGAYGLPARFSHWTFGRDYHRQKTMYEYNIARIYELVINTDPSQAFLLENNSLIANKLVVAHVLGHSDFFKNNTYFAHTDRRMVERARLHADRIRQYEMEYGPQRVEQFLDAVLSIEEHIDPVEPAYRRRDPKEYEQQKSVLVRPTSEFDDLLGRVETPEPSSTKRIPPEPEKDLLLFLRDYARDLEDWQRDIIGMVREEMLYFLPQIRTKIMNEGWASLIHERVLEALPLTPAEHLEFRRMHSSVLSPGSRMSVNPYYVGYQILRDIERRWNGEPPEEDEEPETDWLQRPKPRPTGEGWQKLLEVREMECDVTFLRKYLTEGLVKRLDMYTYKLEEVDGELVWRVQETDWQKVRDALLDSMTNFGVPVVTVEDGDYGRRGELYLKHHYDGKPLDMDYTLRALKNIYTIWNRPVHLETVMDGETTIFTYDGQQVTRHGG
- a CDS encoding DNA-binding response regulator; this translates as MKILVVDDEQPLLDALQYALEREGFEVVTATDSEDALQLFGEQQPDLVILDVMLPTRSGFEVCQILRKRSSVPIIMLTAKGAEGDRVVGLEIGADDYVTKPFSMRELIARIKSVLRRASAPVSVAGPVLKAGDLTLDVNRYEARLGDMPLSLSPKEFELLRFLMEHPGQVFSRQTLLDRVWGEEKYIEERTVDVHIHWLREKIEPNPRKPKYLLTVRGVGYKFRG